The following are encoded together in the Xanthobacter autotrophicus Py2 genome:
- a CDS encoding preprotein translocase, YajC subunit (TIGRFAM: preprotein translocase, YajC subunit~PFAM: YajC family protein~KEGG: nha:Nham_1798 preprotein translocase, YajC subunit) translates to MFITPAFAQGATGAGGGADMLIQLAPFLLIFVVMYFLILRPQQKRAKAHQEMVGALRRGDVIVTAGGLVGKVTRVVDDAEIELQIADNVRVRQLRTQIATVRAKGEPAKDEAPAA, encoded by the coding sequence ATGTTCATTACGCCCGCTTTCGCCCAAGGCGCCACGGGAGCCGGCGGCGGGGCCGACATGCTCATTCAGCTCGCTCCGTTCCTGCTCATCTTCGTGGTGATGTATTTCCTCATCCTGCGGCCGCAGCAGAAGCGCGCCAAGGCCCACCAGGAAATGGTCGGCGCCCTGCGTCGCGGTGACGTGATCGTCACTGCCGGCGGCCTCGTGGGCAAGGTGACCCGCGTGGTGGACGACGCCGAGATCGAGCTGCAGATCGCCGACAATGTCCGGGTGCGGCAGCTGCGCACGCAGATCGCCACCGTCCGCGCCAAGGGCGAGCCGGCCAAGGACGAAGCGCCCGCGGCCTGA